A genomic stretch from Actinomycetota bacterium includes:
- a CDS encoding dodecin family protein, with protein MPDSVYKIIEVVGSSPDSWEDAARKAVETAGKSLKDLRVAEIADLDMKVEDGKVTAYRARVKVSFKYHEDD; from the coding sequence ATGCCGGACAGCGTGTATAAGATCATCGAGGTGGTGGGGTCCAGCCCGGATTCATGGGAGGATGCGGCCCGCAAGGCCGTGGAGACCGCCGGGAAGAGCCTGAAGGACCTGCGTGTCGCGGAGATCGCGGACCTCGACATGAAGGTCGAGGATGGAAAGGTGACAGCCTACCGCGCTCGCGTGAAGGTGTCCTTCAAGTACCACGAGGACGACTGA
- a CDS encoding ketopantoate reductase C-terminal domain-containing protein, translating into MRIAVIGAGAMGTLASILFCDAGQEVFVYELRRERASDIASNGVRARGDLSGTAFPSVARTGEPADPYDVIVLATGANESGAALRPLSPFVHRDTVYLSLQEGGAISSLAELVGEERSFAGLAWVSACEAADGAVEVEAFRSLVLGAALPGRESALAGLVEAVDGARAGIVTLSGDLYGEIWKRLEGAAAVSGLCAISGLPSLEARRLEPLNHLCEEAAAECRRAAESGGREDAEPLAPWDGAVWAGLRPPMLRDIEAGRKTEIDCLSGWIVQKARAKGVAVPTHSSILTLVREVEAGRHRPGEAALKELQRRVSEEKGMSLL; encoded by the coding sequence ATGAGGATAGCGGTGATCGGCGCCGGGGCCATGGGAACGCTGGCGTCCATCCTGTTCTGCGATGCGGGCCAGGAGGTCTTCGTCTACGAGCTGAGGCGGGAGCGGGCGTCCGATATCGCGAGTAACGGTGTGCGCGCGCGGGGCGACCTGAGCGGGACCGCGTTCCCGTCGGTCGCCAGGACGGGAGAGCCCGCGGACCCTTACGACGTCATAGTCCTGGCCACGGGGGCGAACGAGAGCGGCGCCGCGCTACGTCCCCTCAGCCCCTTCGTCCACCGCGATACCGTATACCTGTCCTTGCAGGAGGGCGGAGCAATATCATCCCTTGCAGAGCTGGTCGGAGAGGAGCGCTCCTTTGCCGGCCTGGCATGGGTGTCGGCATGCGAGGCTGCGGATGGGGCCGTTGAGGTGGAGGCTTTTCGCTCCCTCGTGCTGGGGGCCGCCCTTCCCGGCAGGGAGAGCGCACTAGCGGGACTTGTGGAAGCTGTAGACGGCGCCCGTGCCGGGATCGTCACTCTGTCCGGTGACCTCTATGGGGAGATCTGGAAACGGCTGGAGGGGGCGGCGGCAGTGAGCGGGTTGTGCGCCATCTCCGGACTGCCATCACTTGAAGCGCGCCGTCTGGAGCCCCTGAACCACCTGTGCGAAGAGGCGGCAGCCGAGTGCCGGCGGGCGGCTGAGAGCGGCGGCAGGGAGGATGCCGAACCCCTGGCGCCCTGGGACGGGGCGGTGTGGGCGGGGTTAAGACCCCCCATGCTCCGCGATATCGAGGCGGGAAGGAAGACGGAGATAGACTGCCTGAGCGGATGGATCGTACAGAAAGCCCGGGCCAAGGGGGTGGCGGTCCCCACGCACAGCTCCATCCTAACCCTGGTGCGTGAGGTGGAGGCCGGCCGGCACCGTCCCGGAGAGGCGGCCCTCAAAGAGCTGCAGAGGCGTGTCTCCGAGGAGAAGGGCATGTCACTGCTCTAA
- a CDS encoding AMP-binding protein: MTLLTEIIDGFPRNFPEYEALYFEGKTFTNLESHRETCRLGNALAALGLQPGDMLMAHMENCPDAVHLYSACAKSGIIFCPTMFLLSAEELSWMAEHSQAKYLITTPNLLSKVRLACPGLNERSRIILSGEEEEPGTISLDELRREQPAELATVPDLGDDDVAALLYTAGTTGRPKGVLLTHGNVGSNVLSVASSTRITREEVALSPLPLSHSYGLTTSLLPAVSGIYSILMRWFDATQVFEYTERFHVRTIPGVPAMFIQLLNHPRAPQFNVRSWKRLQSGAAPLPDEVLKAFREKFGVNLYEGYGLTEASPVVSCQSPHLGFKPGSVGPPLQGLEVRIRDEFERELPPGSPGEITVRGPSVMKGYFKNPDETERALRAGWLHTGDIGYLDEDGYLFIVERKKDLIISGGFNLYPSEVEEVLVRHPAVADAAVVGEPDPIRGEVVHAFVLLHAGSEVSERELIDFTRASLVYYKCPHRVTFVEEMPYTFLGKPSRRELRERLCER, from the coding sequence GTGACCCTGCTCACTGAGATCATAGACGGTTTCCCGCGCAACTTCCCCGAGTACGAAGCGCTCTATTTCGAGGGAAAGACATTTACCAACCTCGAGTCGCACCGCGAAACCTGCCGCCTCGGAAACGCCCTCGCCGCACTGGGGCTGCAGCCGGGAGACATGCTCATGGCCCATATGGAGAACTGCCCGGACGCCGTACACCTCTATTCCGCCTGCGCCAAGTCAGGTATCATCTTCTGTCCCACCATGTTCCTGCTCAGCGCCGAAGAGCTGTCCTGGATGGCCGAACATTCGCAGGCGAAGTACTTGATCACCACCCCCAACCTCCTTTCCAAGGTGCGGTTAGCCTGTCCCGGGTTGAACGAACGCAGCCGCATCATCCTTTCCGGTGAAGAAGAGGAGCCGGGCACCATCAGCCTCGACGAACTCCGCCGGGAACAACCGGCAGAACTGGCCACCGTTCCCGACCTGGGAGATGACGACGTGGCTGCCCTGCTATACACGGCGGGAACGACTGGACGCCCCAAGGGGGTGCTCCTCACCCACGGGAACGTGGGGAGCAACGTTCTCTCGGTGGCGAGCTCCACGCGCATCACCAGGGAGGAGGTGGCCCTCTCCCCCCTGCCGCTGTCTCACTCCTACGGACTGACCACATCGCTGCTGCCGGCGGTGAGCGGCATCTATTCCATCCTCATGCGCTGGTTCGATGCCACCCAGGTCTTCGAGTACACCGAGCGCTTCCATGTGCGCACCATCCCCGGAGTGCCCGCAATGTTCATCCAGCTCCTGAACCACCCGCGGGCACCCCAGTTCAACGTCAGGAGCTGGAAAAGGCTGCAGAGCGGGGCCGCCCCGCTGCCGGACGAGGTACTCAAGGCCTTCCGAGAGAAGTTCGGGGTCAACCTCTACGAGGGATACGGACTCACCGAGGCCTCACCTGTGGTGAGCTGCCAGAGCCCACACCTGGGCTTCAAGCCCGGCTCGGTAGGACCACCGCTGCAGGGACTGGAGGTCAGGATCCGCGACGAGTTCGAGCGCGAGCTCCCCCCCGGCAGCCCCGGGGAGATAACCGTGCGCGGTCCGTCGGTCATGAAGGGGTACTTCAAGAACCCGGATGAGACCGAACGGGCCCTGCGCGCTGGCTGGCTGCATACCGGGGACATCGGTTACCTGGACGAGGACGGCTATCTCTTCATAGTCGAGCGCAAGAAAGACCTTATCATCTCCGGCGGCTTCAACCTCTATCCGTCTGAGGTCGAGGAAGTGCTGGTAAGGCACCCTGCGGTAGCCGATGCCGCCGTGGTGGGTGAGCCGGACCCCATCCGCGGTGAAGTCGTGCATGCCTTCGTCCTGCTCCATGCCGGGAGCGAGGTGAGCGAACGGGAGCTGATAGATTTCACGCGCGCGTCGCTTGTGTACTACAAGTGCCCCCACCGCGTGACCTTCGTCGAGGAAATGCCGTACACGTTCCTGGGCAAACCCTCGCGGCGCGAATTGCGCGAACGCTTGTGTGAACGTTAG